In Elaeis guineensis isolate ETL-2024a chromosome 1, EG11, whole genome shotgun sequence, a genomic segment contains:
- the LOC105033561 gene encoding probable galactinol--sucrose galactosyltransferase 6, with protein sequence MGSTCTTRGFSYRLLSPSSPLPINTPPLRPFFPPSSFLAFSSSPRSFALDPANTKSPLFRFGSSSPIRCSSSSLSSGKGSGLGSFLVEKTRKKEEGEEGEMTITPSVRISDGKLVVRGHTILSDVPDAVISSAASSGPVDGIFLGAQFAETSCRHVLPLGTLRDVRFMATFRFKLWWMAQKMGDRGRDIPHETQFLLLESKDGEETVYTVLLPLIEGPFRACLQGNPRDELELCLESGDVDTRSAAFSHALFIGTAVADPFTAISGAVAAVKHHLKTFHQRSEKKLPGIVDYFGWCTWDAFYQEVTQEGVESGLRSLTAGGAPPKFVIIDDGWQSVGSDQPQEESEKPNSLFRLTGIKENNKFQSKEDPASGIKTIVQTAKNNYGLKYVYVWHAITGYWGGVRPGVEGMEEYGSKMQYPKIPPGVAENEPWLMTDVITLQGLGLVNPKRVYKFYNELHSYLAAAGVDGVKVDVQCILETLGAGLGGRVELTRQYHRALDASIAKNFPDNGCIACMSHNTDALYCSKQTAVVRASDDFYPRDPVSHTIHIASVAYNSVFLGEFMLPDWDMFHSLHPAAEYHASARAISGGPIYVSDAPGKHNFELLRKLVLPDGSILRARLPGRPTGDCLFSDPARDGVSLLKIWNMNKFTGVLGVYNCQGAAWSSTEKKNVFHHTGSDALSCAVKGSDVHQIAEAATDHDWNGDCNVYRHRDGQLLVLPHNAAMPVSLKVLEHEIFTISPIKDLAPGFRFAPLGLVDMFNAGGAVDGLTYHILGGANILELDSSFAGEMNGALMHSLENRSGDAVAMICMEVKGCGRLGAYCSVTPRKCMLGSADAEFSYDPSSGFLTLQLENMPEGNKRAHKVVIEL encoded by the exons ATGGGGAGCACATGTACAACCCGTGGGTTCAGCTATCGCCTtctctccccttcttctcctcttcccatAAATACGCCTCCCCTTCGCCCATTCTTCCCGCCATCatccttccttgctttctcgtcttCTCCTCGTTCTTTTGCTCTCGATCCCGCAAACACAAAGAGTCCTCTTTTCCG GTTCGGGTCATCGTCTCCGATTCGCTGCAGCTCTTCCTCTCTCTCAAGCGGCAAG GGATCCGGGTTGGGATCTTTTCTCGTAGAGAAgactagaaagaaagaagaaggggaggaaggagagatgACGATCACTCCGTCGGTTCGGATCTCCGATGGAAAGCTGGTTGTCAGGGGCCACACGATCCTCTCCGACGTTCCCGATGCCGTCATCAGCTCCGCCGCCAGCTCCGGCCCTGTCGACGGCATCTTCCTCGGCGCCCAGTTCGCCGAGACCAGCTGCCGGCATGTCCTTCCTCTTGGAACCCTAAG GGATGTTCGATTCATGGCGACCTTTAGATTCAAGCTATGGTGGATGGCTCAAAAAATGGGAGACCGAGGGAGGGACATTCCCCATGAGACCCAATTCCTCCTCCTTGAATCCAAGGATGGCGAGGAGACCGTCTACACTGTCCTCCTTCCCCTCATCGAGGGGCCCTTCCGTGCCTGCCTCCAAGGCAATCCCCGCGACGAGCTTGAGCTTTGCCTGGAGAGCGGTGATGTTGACACCCGGTCAGCCGCCTTCTCCCACGCCCTTTTCATCGGCACCGCTGTCGCCGACCCCTTCACTGCCATCTCCGGTGCTGTTGCTGCTGTCAAACACCACCTCAAGACCTTTCACCAGCGGTCGGAGAAGAAGCTCCCGGGCATTGTGGACTACTTTGGGTGGTGCACATGGGATGCATTCTACCAGGAGGTCACTCAGGAGGGTGTCGAGTCTGGCCTTCGCAGCCTCACTGCCGGCGGTGCACCTCCGAAGTTCGTCATCATCGATGATGGTTGGCAGTCCGTCGGCTCCGACCAGCCTCAAGAGGAATCCGAGAAGCCTAATTCTTTGTTCCGGCTGACTGGAATTAAGGAGAACAACAAGTTTCAGAGCAAGGAGGATCCAGCATCAGGGATCAAGACAATCGTTCAGACAGCGAAGAACAATTATGGACTAAAGTATGTCTATGTGTGGCATGCCATCACTGGGTACTGGGGAGGGGTGCGGCCTGGGGTGGAAGGGATGGAGGAGTATGGATCAAAGATGCAGTATCCGAAGATACCACCTGGAGTGGCGGAGAATGAGCCATGGTTGATGACGGATGTGATCACCTTGCAGGGGCTGGGGCTTGTGAACCCGAAGAGAGTGTACAAGTTCTACAATGAGCTGCACAGCTACTTGGCTGCAGCTGGGGTGGATGGTGTGAAGGTGGATGTGCAGTGCATCTTGGAGACCCTTGGAGCTGGCCTTGGTGGAAGGGTGGAGCTCACACGACAGTACCACAGGGCACTTGATGCATCGATTGCCAAGAATTTCCCTGATAATGGCTGCATTGCCTGTATGAGTCATAATACCGATGCACTCTACTG CTCGAAGCAAACAGCGGTGGTGAGGGCATCGGATGATTTCTACCCAAGGGACCCTGTTTCGCATACCATCCACATTGCCTCGGTGGCTTACAACAGTGTCTTCCTTGGTGAGTTCATGCTCCCTGATTGGGACATGTTCCATTCTCTCCATCCTGCAGCTGAATACCATGCCTCTGCTCGAGCAATCAGTGGTGGACCGATCTATGTCAG TGATGCTCCTGGAAAGCACAACTTCGAATTGTTGAGGAAATTGGTCTTGCCTGATGGCTCCATTCTTCGTGCTCGGTTGCCTGGTCGTCCTACAGGAGACTGCCTCTTCTCAGACCCAGCTCGTGATGGTGTTAG CTTGCTCAAAATATGGAACATGAACAAATTCACCGGTGTCCTTGGCGTGTACAACTGCCAAGGTGCAGCGTGGAGTTCGACGGAGAAGAAGAATGTGTTCCACCATACTGGATCAGATGCTCTATCTTGTGCAGTGAAAGGAAGCGACGTTCATCAAATTGCAGAGGCTGCAACCGACCATGATTGGAATGGTGATTGCAATGTCTACCGCCACAGAGATGGCCAACTATTGGTCCTTCCTCACAATGCAGCAATGCCTGTCTCCTTGAAGGTTTTAGAACATGAAATCTTCACCATCTCCCCCATTAAG GATTTAGCGCCTGGATTTAGATTTGCACCACTTGGCCTGGTAGACATGTTCAATGCTGGAGGAGCAGTTGATGGCCTCACATACCACATTCTGGGTGGTGCCAACATTTTGGAGCTGGATTCTAGTTTTGCAGGGGAGATGAATGGGGCCTTGATGCACTCGTTGGAGAACAGAAGTGGCGATGCTGTGGCCATGATTTGTATGGAAGTCAAGGGATGTGGGAGATTAGGAGCTTACTGTTCGGTTACTCCGAGGAAGTGTATGTTGGGCTCAGCTGATGCTGAGTTCTCATATGATCCTTCATCTGGGTTTCTTACTCTTCAATTAGAAAACATGCCAGAGGGCAACAAGAGAGCTCACAAAGTAGTGATTGAACTGTAG